Proteins from a single region of Strix aluco isolate bStrAlu1 chromosome 5, bStrAlu1.hap1, whole genome shotgun sequence:
- the LOC141923694 gene encoding C-type lectin domain family 6 member A-like, which produces MAVEIMNRRGSVSPGTAAPAEERSCSWMKPWVFLVSALAIKTAFVTIYLVIFLHGSYGQYKTLLQNATEWCCVPSVSAGKKEGWMCCPKGWKRFQKSCYYISDYKMSWAESVQNCTGMGSHLVVINSKAEQEFLFNLAKGVFTNDYETKYYIGLSAYKNGQWQWVDQTPYKKADTFWKPGEPNLLFAERCAAIHVKGNTDPNTYSNWNNILCFTSCYRICELAVKFV; this is translated from the exons ATGGCAGTAGAGATAATGAATCGCCGAGGGAGTGTCAGTCCTGGAACTGCAG CTccagcagaagagagaagctgCTCCTGGATGAAGCCCTGGGTCTTCCTTGTTTCTGCCCTTGCCATCAAAACTGCCTTTGTCACCATCTACCTTG TTATTTTCCTTCATGGAAGCTATGGCCAGTACAAGACTCTGCTCCAGAACGCTACAGAGTGGTGCTGCGTCCCCAGCGTATCTGCAGGCAAAA aggAGGGCTGGATGTGCTGCCCGAAGGGCTGGAAACGCTTTCAAAAAAGCTGCTATTATATCTCAGATTATAAGATGTCCTGGGCTGAGAGTGTGCAGAACTGCACTGGGATGGGCTCCCATCTGGTGGTGATcaacagcaaagcagagcag GAGTTCCTCTTCAACTTGGCAAAAGGAGTATTTACTAACGACTATGAAACAAAATACTACATAGGCTTATCTGCTTACAAAAATGGGCAATGGCAGTGGGTGGATCAGACTCCATATAAGAAGGCAGACAC GTTCTGGAAACCCGGGGAACCCAATTTACTCTTTGCAGAAAGATGTGCTGCAATTCATGTCAAGGGAAACACAGACCCCAACACTTACAGTAATTGGAATAACATCCTTTGCTTCACAAGTTGCTATCGAATTTGTGAACTGGCAGTCAAATTTGTCTAA